Proteins encoded by one window of Juglans regia cultivar Chandler chromosome 15, Walnut 2.0, whole genome shotgun sequence:
- the LOC109000426 gene encoding oxygen-evolving enhancer protein 2, chloroplastic, giving the protein MASTACFLHHHALTTPTRSSSSSSQRHVPSFKPTQLVCRAQKQEVHGDDTNAVSRRLALTVLIGAASIGSKVSPADAAYGEAANVFGKPKSNTDFLPYNGNGFKLSIPAKWNPSKEVEYPGQVLRYEDNFDSNSNIGVMVTPTDKKTITDFGTPEEFLSKVDYLLGKQAYSGKTSSEGGFDNDAVATANILESATPVIGGQQYYFLSVLTRTADGDEGGKHQLITAAVKDGKLYICKAQAGDKRWFKGARKFVESAASSFSVA; this is encoded by the exons ATGGCCTCCACTGCATGTTTCCTGCACCACCATGCCCTCACCACTCCCActagatcatcatcatcctcatcacAGCGCCACGTGCCAAGCTTCAAGCCCACCCAGCTAGTCTGCCGGGCACAGAAGCAGGAGGTCCATGGAGACGATACCAACGCTGTCTCTCGCCGCTTGGCTCTCACAGTCCTAATTGGTGCTGCTTCCATAGGATCCAAGGTTTCCCCTGCCGATGCAGCCTACGGTGAAGCTG CCAATGTATTCGGAAAGCCAAAGTCCAACACAGATTTCTTGCCATACAATGGAAATGGGTTCAAGCTATCCATCCCCGCAAAGTGGAACCCCAGCAAAGAGGTAGAATACCCAGGACAGGTGCTTAGATACGAGGATAACTTCGATTCCAACAGCAACATCGGTGTTATGGTCACTCCAACAGACAAGAAAACCATCACAGACTTTGGTACACCCGAAGAGTTTCTCTCCAAG GTGGATTACTTGCTAGGGAAACAAGCCTATTCTGGAAAAACTTCCTCGGAG GGTGGTTTTGACAATGATGCAGTGGCAACGGCAAACATATTGGAGAGTGCAACTCCCGTGATCGGAGGACAACAATATTACTTCTTGTCTGTGTTGACAAGGACTGCTGATGGGGATGAAGGTGGGAAGCACCAACTCATTACTGCTGCTGTTAAAGATGGTAAGCTTTACATTTGCAAGGCACAAGCTGGAGACAAGAGGTGGTTTAAGGGAGCAAGAAAGTTTGTGGAAAGCGCTGCTAGTTCTTTCAGTGTTGCCTAA